One window of the Micromonas commoda chromosome 9, complete sequence genome contains the following:
- a CDS encoding predicted protein, protein MPPKYKMRCHYDVLGVNRDADDAELKRAYRKLALEWHPDKNAHRQEEAEERFKEVRGAYETLSDPNERAWYDSHREAILRAGKHAAGGEDMRPEDEIDLMPYFTSNAFRGFGDDPGGFYQTYETLFAALDKQEQAASLAAGKDHFKASPAFGASDAPWTQVKSFYQHWGLFATMKTFAWADEYNLAEAQNRKVRRLMDEENKKLRRGEAREFNDTVRQLIAFVRKRDKRFIAHSAEQAKLEKARAAAAERKRLAAKKAKAEAASAYVEADWAQAEAPEWLAREIEKEEEAKARKEARKQDLYCPVCKKKFKSQKQWENHEQSKQHKAAVQRLKEQMMEDEEVVKAALEDEDSQGESDDEESEGESDDEARRNLRENLRNLNLDENDENDEAEKDEETEDETDDEEERKDLYRNWVPKDKSKNPRLASEDEEESEDESGSDEDEDAALARMMGHARTKAATPRANTDSDNGDGSSSEDESEDEDDALGRMMRTKRRVAFKEPVAADAGELSSGSGSDSETESVTTVGRAERLARNKPRALLKKGKLNARKKDVEAPVVPSNPLHLLDSDSDAIAEGDEDEDDEGAARAAAQRASMFDVLDAEVVDDGAGVTPAPDDDDDDDGAQEEAAAKKPNRRAKKKGFEKPDADAGANKIRCQLCKMTFASGNALHKHLKDAHSGVHKKKR, encoded by the coding sequence ATGCCGCCTAAATACAAGATGCGGTGTCActacgacgtcctcggcgtcaaccgcgacgccgacgacgcggaacTGAAACGCGCGTATCGCAAGTTGGCGCTGGAGTGGCATCCCGACAAGAACGCGCACCggcaggaggaggccgaggagcgTTTCAAGGAGGTCAGGGGCGCGTACGAGACGCTTTCCGACCCTAACGAGCGAGCGTGGTACGACTCGCACAGGGAGGCCATCTTGAGAGCGGGGAaacacgccgcggggggcgaggaCATGAGGCCCGAGGATGAGATCGACCTCATGCCGTACTTCACGTCCAACGCCTTCAGGGGtttcggcgacgacccgggcgGATTCTACCAGACCTACGAGaccctcttcgccgcgctggacaaGCAGGAGCAGGCCGCGAGCTTGGCCGCGGGCAAGGACCACTTCaaggcgtcgcccgcgttcggcgcATCCGACGCCCCGTGGACGCAGGTGAAGTCCTTCTACCAACACTGGGGGCTCTTCGCCACGATGAAGACGTTCGCGTGGGCGGACGAGTACaacctcgcggaggcgcagaACCGCAAGGTCAGGCGCCTGATGGACGAGGAGAACAAGAAGCTTCGAcggggcgaggcgagggagttTAACGACACCGTCCGGCAGCTCATTGCGTTTGTTCGCAAGCGGGACAAGCGGTTCATCGCGCACTCCGCGGAACAGGCCAAGCTggagaaggcgcgcgcggcggcggcggagcgcaaGAGGCTGGCGGCTAAGAAagccaaggcggaggcggcgagcgcgtacGTCGAGGCGGACTGGGCGCAGGCCGAGGCGCCCGAGTGGCTGGCCAGGGAgatcgagaaggaggaggaggccaaggcaAGAAAGGAAGCGCGGAAGCAGGATCTGTACTGCCCCGTGTGCAAGAAGAAGTTCAAGTCCCAGAAGCAGTGGGAGAACCACGAGCAGTCGAAGCAGcacaaggcggcggtgcaaCGATTGAAAGAGCAGATgatggaggacgaggaggtggtcaAGGCGGCGTTGGAGGACGAAGACAGTCAaggcgagagcgacgacgaagaaaGCGAaggcgagagcgacgacgaagccaGACGAAACCTTCGCGAGAATCTTCGCAACCTCAACCTGGACGAGAATGACGAGAATgacgaggcggagaaggatgAAGAGACGGAGGAtgagacggacgacgaggaggagcgaaAGGATCTGTATCGGAACTGGGTGCCGAAGGACAAGAGCAAGAACCCGCGGCTGGcgagcgaggacgaggaggagtccGAGGACGAATCGGgctcggacgaggacgaggacgcggcgctcgcgaggatgATGGGCCACGCCAGGACCAAGGccgccaccccgcgcgccaacaCAGATTCCGACAACGGCGACGGTTCGTCTTCCGAGGACGAAtccgaggacgaagacgacgctTTGGGTCGGATGATGCGAACGAAGCGTCGAGTCGCCTTCAAGGAGCCGgtggccgccgacgccggggagtTAAGTTCTGGGTCGGGGTCCGATTCCGAGACGGAGTCGGTCACGACGGTGGGCCGGGccgagcggctcgcgcggaACAAACCTCGGGCGCTGCTCAAGAAGGGTAAGCTCAACGCGCGGAagaaggacgtcgaggcgcccgTCGTGCCCTCCAACCCGCTGCACCTGTTGGACTCGGAttccgacgcgatcgcggaaggggacgaggacgaggacgatgaaggcgccgcgcgtgcggcggctcAGAGGGCGAGCATGTTCGATGTCCTCGACGCTGAGGTTGTCGatgacggcgccggcgtgacgcccgcgccggacgatgacgacgatgacgacggggcccaggaggaggcggctgCCAAGAAGCCGAACAGGcgcgccaagaagaagggctTCGAGaagcccgacgccgacgcgggagccAACAAGATCAGGTGCCAGCTGTGCAAGatgacgttcgcgtcgggcAACGCGCTGCACAAGCATCTGAAAGACGCGCACAGCGGAGTGCACAAGAAGAAGCGCTGA
- a CDS encoding predicted protein, translating to MALLELARKGAGLVARVDSQPALQTFARAMTAKVNQVTGAPMELYEKRKVVIFRPARAACQQGKALLNTWKIHPGEQQKWENPLMGWTSTGDAMAHQFNSILSFDSKEAAVAFCEKHGWQFEVQEPQLMGKGASTIPGAGKAGVRPKSYGDNFAVARKGIPVWPHPGFEGASQRAKK from the exons ATGGCGCTCCTAGAGCTGGCGCGCAAGGGCGCGGGCCTTGTGGCCCGCGTCGATTCGCAACCCGCGCTTCAGACTTTCGCCAGGGCCATGACCGCCAAGGTCAACCAGGTGACCGGCGCGCCCATGGAGCTCTATGAGAAGCGCAAG GTGGTCATCttccgacccgcgcgcgccgcctgcCAGCAGGGAAAGGCCCTGCTCAACACCTGGAAGATCCACCCCGGCGAGCAGCAGAAGTGGGAGAACCCTCTGATGGGCTGGACGTCCACCGGGGACGCCATGGCGCACCAGTTCAACTCCATCCTGTCCTTCGACAGCAAGgaagccgcggtggcgtttTGCGAGAAGCACGGGTGGCAATTCGAAGTCCAGGAACCGCAGCTCATGGGCAAGGGCGCGTCCACCATCCCGGGCGCCGGGAAGGCGGGCGTCAGGCCCAAGTCGTACGGGGATAActtcgcggtggcgaggaaaGGGATCCCCGTGTGGCCGCACCCGGGCTTTGAGGGAGCGAGCCAGCGGGCGAAGAAGTGA
- a CDS encoding Thioredoxin/glycogen binding domain family fusion protein (expressed) — protein MRAAYGNARASTLLVVEFYAKWCNSCRRLYPRLCRLAAQESDVLFVKVEFDECKDLCRKLGVVKLPYFHVYNGSGSRLADFASSLDPTKFKRLTDAIEANRGIRCALPANKSETQEQWQDDAYLSSLVKLHHVTFVWRGGGDDVMITGDPAGGWTHTLTMTKVNDIGGDGPLDDRSSATHVATCILPTGTFRFKFIVDGSWIVDPNYPIIADEAENVNNEIFVGAAHWPFQWVQMPTAAPPGPPGVGVNYSPVALDMHAPDRETAAAAGVSGGRVGSGARARGGSRDRRVRDYAESDADEVRERMAEKRRADAERARSLYASSKNRSGIVTSSIDKFRPPSSDEDGDEDGDGDGDGDEGESPELPPPSAVANNTVSTIGADSSFPKKVEVSKGSYTTKSEHETAVEQERAAAFERLKFMRKEREAQASNPSAPGYKLSPSEGAGVVAASPAVATQSDLLTLEERVARVERILNSNNLTEEQWLNEG, from the coding sequence ATGCGCGCCGCGTACGgcaacgcgcgcgcctccaccctcctcgtcgtcgagttcTACGCCAAGTGGTGCAACAGCTGCCGGCGGCTCTACCCCAGGCTGTGCCGactcgcggcgcaggagtCCGACGTCCTCTTCGTCAAGGTGGAGTTTGACGAGTGCAAGGACCTGTGCCGCAAGCTCGGGGTGGTCAAGCTCCCCTACTTCCACGTGTACAACGGAAgcggctcgcgcctcgccgactTCGCCTCCAGCCTGGATCCCACCAAGTTCAAGAGGCtcaccgacgccatcgaggccAACCGCGGCATCCGATGCGCGCTGCCGGCGAATAAATCCGAGACGCAGGAGCAGTGGCAGGACGACGCATACCTGTCGAGCCTGGTCAAGCTGCACCACGTGACGTTCGtgtggcgcggcggcggcgatgacgtcatGATCACCGgcgaccccgcgggcggATGGACGCACACGCTCACCATGACGAAAGTCAAcgacatcggcggcgacggaccccTCGACGATcgatcctccgcgacgcacgtcgcCACATGCATACTCCCGACGGGCACTTTCCGCTTCAAGTTCATCGTGGACGGCTCGTGGATCGTGGATCCCAACTATCCCatcatcgcggacgaggcggagaaCGTCAACAACGAGATCttcgtgggcgccgcgcactgGCCGTTTCAGTGGGTGCAGatgccgacggcggcgccgccagggccgccgggcgtcggcgtgaaTTACTCGCCCGTGGCGTTGGACATGCACGCGCCGGACCgggagaccgccgccgccgcgggggtgagcggcggcagggtcgggtccggcgcgcgcgcgcggggtggctCGAGGGATCGAAGGGTTCGAGATTACGCGGAatccgacgcggacgaggtgagGGAGCGGATGGCGGAGAAGCGGCGagcggacgcggagagggcCCGGTCGTTGTACGCCAGCTCGAAGAATCGATCCGGGATCGTGACCAGCTCGATCGACAAGTTCaggccgccgagctcggacgaggacggcgacgaggacggcgatggggacggcgacggggacgagggcgagtcCCCggagctgccgccgccgtccgccgtcgccaacaACACCGTCTCCACCATCGGCGCGGATTCGTCGTTTCCCAAAAAAGTCGAAGTGTCCAAGGGGAGCTACACCACCAAGTCGGAGCACGAGACCGCGGTGgagcaggagcgcgcggcggcgttcgagcgGTTGAAGTTCATGCGGAAGGAACGGGAGGCGCAGGCGAGTAATCCCAGCGCGCCCGGGTACAAGCTCAGCCCcagcgagggcgcgggagtcgtcgccgcgtcgccggcggtggctACCCAATCGGACCTGCTCACGCTGGAGGAGCGAGTGGCGAGGGTGGAGCGAATCCTGAACAGCAACAACCTGACGGAGGAGCAGTGGCTCAACGAGGGATGA
- a CDS encoding chloride Carrier/Channel family (chloride ion channel) — protein MPVHPPMVPRREGHTLRAPLLVPEVASFEDEDPLDVEAGDPGRRSSLDDDTARANSGDSASPSSDDTDALWPQPAVPSHRNPGLETLDYEPVHNDVLHEIFADDRRNRSLTKHFYGYTGLTLAKYALTIVVGVCTGLCAAFIDFLVDEVYALKQWLILENFSKDPSNAATDEAAAAHRSAHYVAEYVTGYTALCLALVLGAASLCLFWAPQAQGGGVTSVMAYLNGTAIPGLLSWKSLVAKIFGVAAACGSSLAVGPEGPMVHIGAAMASVVTLAMPRAWLGEVRGGEAYDDDDGDDSDFDSDHDSGAGARRAHTKASREKDEDEDLFDAIDDAASLEESRRRGDLLAGSIAGNNGNGGNDESAGRSSGGPRGSNGRDGRRRGRRLSRGGSSAFSAHHAHNGNSAGNNSSARQPTRRSTQLSRLLLDLASNATQREFVSAGAAAGLAAAFGAPIGGVLFSLEEASSYWSRKVMWRSFVCAAAATIVLALCMERGNAGMLFFGGVRPVAPRDYLHQLPFFVVAAAAAGVCGVVFNQLSHWLTAHVRPRNTAVHLRLLECAAVSVSTVALRFFAAQRFGSCVDASPAWEADDFGVRFLCPPGKVNDVATAFFSSPNKAIGWMLSMGEHAWGEPYGFTPAGLGACCGFYLVMMIAAYGTAVPGGIFMPSIFLGACGGGALGLCFRELLPESWDVQPGLYALIGATAMLGGVFRSSISLVVIMVEGTGGITFVFCIIVAVVVSNAVSSWLQKHGVYHMDLHRNDNVAYLSGEPPRKFALLTARDLMASPVSCVAETERRSRVLSLLTETSHNGFPVVDPRGRLVGMCLRSQLSVLIHGDKHARPGSHPGVRRALDTYMRVAHLRRRPMPRPLLPRRYPPATALSAAALAEYDREMSRRERETSGRDGGRNQSPGEDRVGLLLNDAFAAMHAGEGRRAYDDEEPSEEDERPLSPPLERPRDSGGFGSEFGGSARGSAPLSQVAQLEQDSESNAHGSTSASESVDGGVPSRPSSRGVPHPQQSRFAQFQEEVAAGGGQFPSHHASYRPPVFELGQIRDSSNEDDDDERCDEGAASLDVASFMHRAPLAVQADFPATRVYSVFTTLALRHLTVTDAGNRVLGIITRKDVMAAVDGAH, from the coding sequence ATGCCGGTGCACCCGCCCATGGTCCCGCGACGGGAGGGTCACACGCTGCGCGCGCCCCTCCTCGTTCCGGAGGTGGCGAGTTTCGAGGATGAAGAtccgctcgacgtcgaggccggcGACCCCGGTCGCCGGTCGtccctggacgacgacaccgcgcgaGCCAACAGCGGCgacagcgcgtcgccgtcatcaGACGACACCGACGCGCTGTGGCCCCAGCCCGCGGTCCCGTCGCACCGAAACCCGGGCCTCGAGACCCTGGACTACGAGCCCGTGCACAACGACGTCCTCCACGAGATCTTCGCGGACGACCGACGGAATCGCTCCCTCACCAAGCACTTCTACGGCTACACCGGCCTCACGCTGGCCAAGTACGCGCTcaccatcgtcgtcggcgtgtgCACCGGCCTGTgcgccgcgttcatcgacttcctcgtcgacgaggtgtaCGCGCTGAAGCAGTGGCTCATCCTCGAGAACTTTTCCAAAGATCCATCAAACGCGGCGAccgacgaggcggccgcggcgcatCGCTCGGCGCACTACGTCGCCGAGTACGTGACCGGATACACGGCTCTGTGCCTCGCGctggtgctcggcgcggcgtcgctctgCCTCTTCTGGGCGCCGCAGgcccagggcggcggcgtcacctCCGTGATGGCGTACCTCAACGGCACCGCCATCCCGGGGCTGCTGAGCTGGAAGTCGCTCGTGGCGAAGatcttcggcgtcgccgccgcgtgcggcagctcgctcgcggtgggtCCCGAGGGGCCGATGGTGCacatcggcgcggcgatggcgagcgtGGTGACGCTGGCGATGCCGAGGGCGTGGCTCGGGGAagttcgaggcggcgaagcgtacgacgacgacgacggggacgactcAGATTTCGACTCGGATCATGAttcgggcgccggcgcgcgccgcgctcacaCGAAGGCTTCCCGCGAaaaggacgaggacgaagacctcttcgacgccatcgacgacgccgcgagcctggAAGAATCcagacgccgcggcgacctaCTCGCGGGATCGATCGCGGGAAATAACGGGAACGGCGGAAACGACGAGTCGGCGGGACGGTCGTCGGGCGGGCCCCGCGGAAGTaacggccgcgacggtcgacgacgcgggcgcaggctcagccgcggcggcagcagcgccttctccgcgcacCACGCGCACAACGGCAACAGCGCGGGCAATAACAGTAGCGCGCGGCAGCCCACGCGTAGGtcgacacagctgtcgcGGCTTTTGCTCGATTTAGCGTCCAACGCGACGCAGCGCGAATtcgtctccgcgggcgccgccgcgggtttagccgcggcgttcggcgccccgatcggcggcgtgctcTTCTCGTTGGAGGAGGCGTCGAGTTACTGGTCGAGGAAGGTGATGTGGCGGTCGTTcgtgtgcgcggcggcggcgaccatcGTGTTGGCGCTCTGCATGGAACGCGGCAACGCGGGGATGCTCTTCTTCGGAGGGGTGAGACCGGTTGCGCCGAGGGATTACCTCCACCAGCTGCcgttcttcgtcgtcgccgccgcggcggctggagTGTGCGGCGTGGTTTTCAACCAGCTCTCGCACTGGCTCACCGCGCACGTTCGCCCGCGGAACACGGCGGTTCATTTGAGGCTTCTCGAGTGCGCGGCGGTTTCGGTGAGCACGGTGGCGCTTCGATTCTTCGCGGCGCAGAGGTTCGGGTcctgcgtcgacgcgtcaccggcgtggGAGGCGGACGATTTCGGCGTGCGATTCCTGTGCCCGCCCGGTAAGGtgaacgacgtcgcgaccgcgTTCTTCTCCTCGCCCAACAAGGCGATCGGCTGGATGTTATCGATGGGGGAACACGCTTGGGGCGAGCCTTACGGTTTCACCCCCGCGGGTTTAGGCGCGTGCTGCGGGTTTTACCTCGTCATGATGATCGCCGCGTACGGCACGGCGGTTCCGGGCGGGATCTTCATGCCGAGCATATTCCTCGGCgcctgcggcggcggtgccctcgGGCTCTGCTTCCGCGAACTCCTGCCCGAGTCGTGGGACGTTCAGCCCGGACTGTacgcgctcatcggcgcgacggcgatgctcggcggcgtgttcCGATCGTCCATATCGCTCGTCGTCATCATGGTCGAGGGGACCGGCGGGATCACCTTCGTCTTTTgcatcatcgtcgccgtcgtggtcAGCAACGCGGTGTCGTCGTGGCTGCAGAAGCACGGCGTGTATCACATGGACCTCCACCGAAACGATAACGTCGCCTACCTCTCGGGCGAACCACCGCGGAAGTTCGCGTTGCTCACCGCGAGGGATCTGATGGCGTCCCCCGTATCGTGCGTCGCCGAGACCGAGCGACGTTCGAGGGTGCTGAGTTTGCTGACCGAGACGTCGCACAACGGCTTCCCGGTGGTGGACCCCCGGGGGCGACTGGTGGGCATGTGCCTGCGGTCGCAGCTGAGCGTGCTGATCCACGGGGATAAGCACGCTCGGCCCGGATCGCACCCCGGCGTGCGCAGGGCGCTCGACACGTACATGAGGGTGGCGCACCTCCGCAGGCGGCCCATGCCGCGGCCGCTGCTGCCGCGACGGTacccccccgcgacggcgctctccgccgccgcgctcgccgagtacGATCGAGAGATGTCCAGACGCGAGAGAGAGACatccggacgcgacgggggaagGAATCAATCGCCGGGCGAGGACCGCGTCGGACTCCTGCTgaacgacgcgttcgccgccatGCACGCAGGCGAAGGGAGACGGGCGTATGATGATGAGGAGCCCTCGGAAGAGGACGAGCGCCCGCTGTCGCCTCCGCTGGAGCGACCGAGAGACAGCGGGGGATTCGGGTCAGAATTTGGAggaagcgcgcgagggtccgcgccgctgtcgcaggtggcgcagctcgagcaGGACTCGGAATCGAACGCGCACgggtcgacgtccgcgagcgagaGCGTGGACGGAGgcgtcccgtcgcggccgtcgtcCCGGGGAGTACCTCATCCGCAACAGAGCCGGTTCGCTCAGTTCCAAgaggaggtcgccgcgggtggtgGGCAATTTCCCAGCCACCACGCGTCTTACCGCCCGCCCGTCTTCGAGCTCGGCCAGATTCGCGACTCATCtaacgaggacgacgacgacgagcgttgcgacgagggcgccgcgagcttggaCGTCGCGAGCTTCATGCACCGAGCACCGCTCGCCGTGCAGGCGGATTttccggcgacgagggtgtACTCGGTGTTTACCACGCTCGCGTTGCGCCACCTCACcgtgacggacgcggggaACAGGGTGCTGGGGATCATCACCAGGAAGGACGtcatggcggcggtggacggaGCGCACTGA